The proteins below come from a single Dermacentor albipictus isolate Rhodes 1998 colony chromosome 7, USDA_Dalb.pri_finalv2, whole genome shotgun sequence genomic window:
- the LOC139047496 gene encoding uncharacterized protein isoform X1, whose translation MHFSQVQHSNDSCNAGLQLLCSAALSEVTQTKGSSVACIPQTKACFEAARMVQTPSTSISAEAGLPPTHHDKTTQTMAAADSNITARPQVQCTSSVQKHKSTQWENVNYEDHCYAQLPKIALHKTSFVEKLSADDILFYTGISQTAFNNLVKAVSTLAKKASILSRADQLMMCLMRLRLGLLYGHLGRIFQMSVSAVGNNIRYMFQVLCKVMKWVVNWLPREDIKDSMPASFTESGYGSTTCILDCTEVMLQRPKKLMARAQTFSSYKAHNTIKFLVAIAPKGHIMFVSKAYGGRASDKLITRESGIGDYFMRGDEVMADRGFSLDDELLVQGVRLNTPAFTKGIF comes from the exons ATGCATTTTTCGCAGGTACAACACAGCAATGACAGTTGCAATGCTGGCTTGCAACTGCTTTGCTCTGCTGCTTTATCCGAG GTTACACAGACAAAGGGCAGTTCTGTTGCCTGTATACCACAGACAAAGGCGTGCTTCGAGGCAGCCAGA ATGGTACAAACACCTAGTACCAGCATTAGTGCTGAAGCAGGATTGCCACCAACACACCATGACAAG ACAACACAGACCATGGCTGCTGCTGACTCCAATATCACCGCAAGACCTCAAGTACAGTGTACAAGCAGT gttCAAAAACACAAGTCAACACAGTGGGAGAATGTGAACTATGAGGACCACTGTTATGCGCAACTTCCCAAGATTGCGCTACACAAAACTTCATTTGTGGAGAAGCTTTCTGCTGATGACATTTTGTTTTATACGGGCATCTCGCAAACAGCTTTCAACAACCTTGTGAAAGCAGTGTCGACATTGGCCAAAAAGgcaagcatattgtcacgtgctgACCAGCTAATGATGTGCCTTATGAGGCTTCGTCTTGGTCTTCTGTACGGACATTTAGGGAGAATTTTCCAGATGTCAGTTTCTGCTGTGGGGAACAACATTCGCTACATGTTTCAAGTGCTGTGCAAAGTAATGAAGTGGGTTGTCAATTGGTTGCCAAGAGAAGACATCAAGGACAGCATGCCAGCGTCCTTCACGGAGAGTGGATATGGTTCCACAACGTGCATTCTTGATTGCACTGAAGTTATGTTGCAGCGCCCAAAGAAGCTAATGGCCAGGGCACAGACGTTTAGTAGCTATAAAGCACACAACACTATAAAGTTCCTCGTGGCTATTGCCCCTAAAGGGCACATCATGTTCGTATCTAAGGCATATGGTGGACGTGCTTCGGACAAGCTCATCACAAGGGAGAGTGGCATTGGAGATTACTTCATGAGAGGTGATGAAGTAATGGCGGACCGAGGTTTCTCCCTTGACGACGAGCTACTTGTGCAAGGTGTCCGGCTAAACACGCCAGCCTTCACGAAAGGTATTTTTTGA
- the LOC139047496 gene encoding uncharacterized protein isoform X2 yields the protein MVQTPSTSISAEAGLPPTHHDKTTQTMAAADSNITARPQVQCTSSVQKHKSTQWENVNYEDHCYAQLPKIALHKTSFVEKLSADDILFYTGISQTAFNNLVKAVSTLAKKASILSRADQLMMCLMRLRLGLLYGHLGRIFQMSVSAVGNNIRYMFQVLCKVMKWVVNWLPREDIKDSMPASFTESGYGSTTCILDCTEVMLQRPKKLMARAQTFSSYKAHNTIKFLVAIAPKGHIMFVSKAYGGRASDKLITRESGIGDYFMRGDEVMADRGFSLDDELLVQGVRLNTPAFTKGIF from the exons ATGGTACAAACACCTAGTACCAGCATTAGTGCTGAAGCAGGATTGCCACCAACACACCATGACAAG ACAACACAGACCATGGCTGCTGCTGACTCCAATATCACCGCAAGACCTCAAGTACAGTGTACAAGCAGT gttCAAAAACACAAGTCAACACAGTGGGAGAATGTGAACTATGAGGACCACTGTTATGCGCAACTTCCCAAGATTGCGCTACACAAAACTTCATTTGTGGAGAAGCTTTCTGCTGATGACATTTTGTTTTATACGGGCATCTCGCAAACAGCTTTCAACAACCTTGTGAAAGCAGTGTCGACATTGGCCAAAAAGgcaagcatattgtcacgtgctgACCAGCTAATGATGTGCCTTATGAGGCTTCGTCTTGGTCTTCTGTACGGACATTTAGGGAGAATTTTCCAGATGTCAGTTTCTGCTGTGGGGAACAACATTCGCTACATGTTTCAAGTGCTGTGCAAAGTAATGAAGTGGGTTGTCAATTGGTTGCCAAGAGAAGACATCAAGGACAGCATGCCAGCGTCCTTCACGGAGAGTGGATATGGTTCCACAACGTGCATTCTTGATTGCACTGAAGTTATGTTGCAGCGCCCAAAGAAGCTAATGGCCAGGGCACAGACGTTTAGTAGCTATAAAGCACACAACACTATAAAGTTCCTCGTGGCTATTGCCCCTAAAGGGCACATCATGTTCGTATCTAAGGCATATGGTGGACGTGCTTCGGACAAGCTCATCACAAGGGAGAGTGGCATTGGAGATTACTTCATGAGAGGTGATGAAGTAATGGCGGACCGAGGTTTCTCCCTTGACGACGAGCTACTTGTGCAAGGTGTCCGGCTAAACACGCCAGCCTTCACGAAAGGTATTTTTTGA